CAGGCAAGGTTTCGCAAGAAATTAAAAAACGCCAGTGAAACCAAGTGCTCAGATATTACGCCCTTTCCGCCTATTTTCGCCAGCGCTTCGGCTGCCGGGTGGGCAAGGTGCCGCTGGACGCGGGAGCGACCTGCCCCAACCGTGACGGCACCCTGTCCACCGGGGGCTGCGCCTTCTGCAACGAGCGCGGCTCGGGCACCGGGCGCCACGGCGCCGGGGCCGGGCTGCGCGCGCAGTGGGACGCCTGGCGCGCGGCGGGCGGCGCGCGCGGGCCGCGGCGCCACCTGGGCTACCTGCAATCGTTCACCAACACCTACGGCCCCGCCGCGCGCGTACGCGCCGTGCTGGAGGAGGCCGCGGCCTTGCCCGGGCTGGCGGGCCTGTGCGTGGGCACCCGGCCCGACTGCCTGGACGACGAGAAGGCGCGCATCCTGGCCGGGCTGCCCGTGGGCGAGCTGTGGCTGGACCTGGGGTTGCAGTCGGCGCGCGACGCGACCCTGGAGCGCGTGAACCGGGGCCACACCGTGGCCGATTTCGTCCGCGCCGTGGAGCTGTGCCACCGCCACGGCCTCAAGGTCTGCGCGCACCTCATGGCCGGGCTGCCCGGCGAGGAGCCCCCGGCCCTGCTGGGGGGCGTGGCCCTGCTGAACGGGCTGCCCGTGGCCGGGGTCAAGCTGCACAACCTGCTGGTCTGCCGGGGGGCGCCCCTGGCGGCGGCTTGGCGGCGCGGCGAGCTGCGGCCCCTGGAGCGCGCGCAGTACGCGGACCTCGTGGCCCGCGCCCTGGCGGCGCTGCGCCCCGATGTGGTCGTGCACCGCCTGGCGGCGGACCCGGCGCCCGGCGAACTGCTGGCCCCGGCCTGGGCCGCGCGCAAGGCCGAAACCCTGGCCGCCGTGGCCAGCGCCCTGGAGGCGGCGGACCTGTGGCAGGGGAAAGCCCTGGACCCCGGCGCCCCGGTTCCGCTATGGTTCGACCCGGGCGCGAGCCCGCCCCCCTCCCTGGCCCCCCGGGCCGCAGCGCCGGACGCCACGCCCCGGGCGTGACGGCAAGGAGTTCCGCCCATGCGCATTGCCGACAAGACCGAACTGCTGGTGGCCTGGCCCCTGGGCCTGGAACTGTCGTGGCTCAACGGCGTGCTGTTGGGCTGCCGGGTGCGCCACGCCGCAGGGCTGGTGCCCACGGGCACCACGGCGGCGGGGCGCAGCCTGCTGGCGGCCCTGGAGCGCTACGTGGGCGGGCAGCCCACGGTCTGGCCCCGGGTGCCCATGGAGCTGCACGGCCTGCCGGAATTCACCCGCCGGGTGCTGCTGACCCTGCGCGACCAGGTGCCCCACGGCGCCACCACGACCTACGGCGAACTGGCCGCCCTGGCGGGCAGCCCCGGCGCGGCCCGGGCCGTGGGCCAGATCATGGCCCGCAACTCCTGGCCGCTGCTGGTGCCCTGCCACCGCGTGCTGGGCGCGGACGGCGCCCTGACCGGCTTTTCTGCCGAGGGTGGGCTGGACCTGAAGCGCCTGCTGCTGGAGATCGAGGGCGCCGTGCTGCCGGCCTGAGGCGCGGCGGGCCCGGCAAACATCCCCGCCCTGCTCCCGGCCC
This portion of the Desulfocurvus vexinensis DSM 17965 genome encodes:
- a CDS encoding TIGR01212 family radical SAM protein (This family includes YhcC from E. coli K-12, an uncharacterized radical SAM protein.) encodes the protein MLRYYALSAYFRQRFGCRVGKVPLDAGATCPNRDGTLSTGGCAFCNERGSGTGRHGAGAGLRAQWDAWRAAGGARGPRRHLGYLQSFTNTYGPAARVRAVLEEAAALPGLAGLCVGTRPDCLDDEKARILAGLPVGELWLDLGLQSARDATLERVNRGHTVADFVRAVELCHRHGLKVCAHLMAGLPGEEPPALLGGVALLNGLPVAGVKLHNLLVCRGAPLAAAWRRGELRPLERAQYADLVARALAALRPDVVVHRLAADPAPGELLAPAWAARKAETLAAVASALEAADLWQGKALDPGAPVPLWFDPGASPPPSLAPRAAAPDATPRA
- a CDS encoding methylated-DNA--[protein]-cysteine S-methyltransferase, producing the protein MRIADKTELLVAWPLGLELSWLNGVLLGCRVRHAAGLVPTGTTAAGRSLLAALERYVGGQPTVWPRVPMELHGLPEFTRRVLLTLRDQVPHGATTTYGELAALAGSPGAARAVGQIMARNSWPLLVPCHRVLGADGALTGFSAEGGLDLKRLLLEIEGAVLPA